Proteins encoded within one genomic window of Brenneria nigrifluens DSM 30175 = ATCC 13028:
- a CDS encoding YhbP family protein — METENDLKAISRYLKKLHVLTLCVGDNSDLWCASCFYTYDELQVAFYLMTEPHTRHGELMSRQPRVAGAVSGQPKSVMLIKGVQFRAQAELLQGEDEQQARARYNARFPVARASAAPLWRLRLTELKMTDNALGFGKKRYWQRTGHDAMILKT; from the coding sequence GTGGAAACAGAAAACGACCTTAAAGCTATCTCCCGTTATCTGAAGAAGCTGCACGTACTGACGCTGTGCGTGGGCGATAATTCGGATTTATGGTGCGCCAGTTGCTTCTACACTTATGACGAACTACAGGTGGCTTTTTATCTGATGACCGAGCCGCACACGCGTCATGGCGAGCTGATGTCGCGGCAGCCGCGGGTCGCCGGGGCGGTCAGCGGCCAGCCGAAAAGCGTTATGCTGATTAAAGGGGTGCAGTTCCGCGCGCAGGCCGAGTTATTGCAAGGGGAGGACGAGCAGCAGGCGCGGGCGCGGTATAACGCGCGTTTCCCGGTCGCCAGAGCCTCCGCGGCGCCGCTGTGGCGCTTGCGGCTGACCGAACTGAAAATGACGGACAACGCGCTGGGTTTTGGGAAGAAACGCTATTGGCAACGAACCGGGCATGACGCCATGATATTAAAAACATAG
- a CDS encoding winged helix-turn-helix transcriptional regulator — MVKRKSMKEDACPVARALDVVGDRWSMLIIRDAFDDRRRFGDFQRSLGVARNILTDRLRRLVEEDILAVRPASDGSAYQEYVLTPKGAQLFPLVVVLRQWGERHLFEQGEAHSRLLERQTGKPLPAMTPRSAEGRVLASQDTYVQKVN; from the coding sequence ATGGTGAAACGCAAAAGTATGAAAGAGGATGCGTGCCCGGTGGCGCGTGCGCTGGATGTGGTCGGCGATCGGTGGTCGATGCTGATTATTCGCGATGCGTTCGACGATCGTCGGCGTTTCGGCGATTTTCAGCGTAGTCTGGGGGTGGCGCGCAATATTCTTACCGATCGTCTGCGCCGTCTGGTGGAAGAGGATATTCTGGCGGTGCGGCCGGCGTCCGACGGCTCGGCCTATCAGGAATATGTGCTGACCCCCAAAGGCGCTCAGCTTTTCCCGCTGGTGGTGGTGCTGCGCCAGTGGGGAGAGCGGCATCTGTTTGAACAGGGTGAAGCGCACTCCCGACTGCTGGAGCGGCAAACCGGCAAGCCCCTGCCGGCGATGACGCCCCGCTCCGCCGAAGGGCGTGTACTGGCGTCGCAGGATACCTATGTTCAGAAGGTTAACTGA
- the nrdG gene encoding anaerobic ribonucleoside-triphosphate reductase-activating protein, which translates to MNYHQYYPVDVVNGPGTRCTLFVSGCVHQCPGCYNKSTWRLNSGRPFTAELEERIIADLQDTEIPRQGITLSGGDPLHPQNVPDVLRLVKRVRAECPGKDIWLWTGYVLAELTEEQRQVVSLINVLVDGKFVQDLKDPALIWRGSSNQVIHYLR; encoded by the coding sequence ATGAATTACCACCAGTATTACCCCGTTGACGTGGTCAACGGCCCCGGAACGCGCTGCACCCTGTTTGTTTCCGGGTGCGTGCATCAATGCCCCGGCTGCTACAACAAAAGCACCTGGCGGCTTAATTCCGGCCGGCCGTTTACTGCGGAGCTGGAGGAGCGGATCATCGCCGACCTCCAGGACACAGAGATCCCCCGGCAGGGCATCACCCTGTCCGGCGGCGATCCGCTCCATCCGCAGAACGTACCCGACGTTCTGCGCCTGGTAAAACGAGTGCGCGCGGAATGCCCCGGCAAGGATATCTGGCTGTGGACGGGCTATGTTCTGGCGGAGCTGACCGAGGAACAGCGGCAGGTGGTGTCCCTGATCAATGTGCTGGTGGACGGCAAATTCGTTCAGGATCTCAAAGATCCGGCGTTAATCTGGCGCGGCAGCAGCAATCAGGTTATCCACTACCTGCGCTGA
- a CDS encoding MFS transporter yields MTTENRIAVSTLPAPMPRLMVLLLAAACGLSVANVYYAQPLLDALSADFGIGTAAIGGVMTATQVGCALALLLLVPLGDLVNRRHLMLAQLGALTAALIAVALATTPLYLLAGMLAVGMLGTAMTQGLIAYAATAAAPQERGRVVGAAQGGVVIGLLLARVMAGIIADLAGWRGVYLFSALLMLLLAVALWRALPHQARPARRSSYPAMLLSMLALLREERTLQIRGVIALLMFAALNIFWSALVLPLSAAPYYLSHTAIGAFGLVGILGALAAVKAGDWADKGRGQWVSGGALLLLLAAWLPLGLTSYSLYALTIGIIALDLGAQAVHVANQNMIFNTRPDAHSRLVGCYMLFYSVGSGLGAMAATMVYASAGWAGVCLLGAAVSLSALVFWGVTLSRMPVSAPSRS; encoded by the coding sequence ATGACCACAGAAAACCGTATCGCCGTCTCAACCCTGCCTGCCCCCATGCCGCGGCTGATGGTTCTTTTACTGGCCGCCGCCTGCGGGCTAAGCGTGGCGAACGTCTATTATGCGCAGCCGCTGTTAGACGCGCTGTCGGCGGATTTCGGCATCGGCACCGCGGCGATCGGCGGCGTCATGACCGCCACCCAGGTCGGCTGCGCGCTGGCGTTACTGCTGCTGGTGCCGTTGGGCGATCTCGTCAACCGGCGCCATTTAATGTTAGCCCAGCTTGGCGCCCTGACGGCGGCGCTGATCGCGGTGGCACTGGCGACCACGCCGCTTTATTTACTGGCCGGCATGCTGGCCGTAGGAATGCTGGGCACCGCAATGACCCAAGGGCTGATCGCCTATGCCGCGACCGCGGCGGCGCCACAGGAGCGCGGACGCGTTGTCGGCGCGGCGCAGGGCGGCGTGGTGATCGGGCTGCTGCTGGCGCGCGTTATGGCGGGTATTATCGCCGACTTAGCGGGCTGGCGCGGCGTGTATCTCTTTTCCGCCCTGCTGATGCTATTGCTGGCCGTCGCGCTGTGGCGCGCGCTGCCGCATCAGGCCCGGCCGGCGCGGCGCTCATCCTATCCGGCGATGCTGCTCTCTATGCTGGCATTGCTGCGCGAGGAGCGCACGTTGCAGATACGCGGCGTCATCGCTTTACTGATGTTCGCCGCCCTGAACATCTTCTGGAGCGCGCTGGTATTGCCGCTGAGCGCCGCGCCTTATTATCTTTCCCACACCGCCATCGGCGCCTTTGGTTTGGTAGGCATACTCGGCGCGCTGGCCGCCGTCAAGGCGGGCGACTGGGCGGACAAAGGGCGGGGGCAATGGGTCAGCGGAGGCGCCCTGTTATTGCTGCTGGCGGCGTGGCTGCCGCTGGGGCTGACTTCCTATTCGCTGTATGCGTTGACCATCGGCATTATCGCGCTGGATCTCGGCGCTCAGGCAGTTCACGTCGCTAACCAAAACATGATTTTCAACACCCGCCCGGATGCCCATAGCCGGTTGGTGGGGTGTTATATGCTGTTTTACAGCGTTGGCAGCGGACTGGGCGCGATGGCGGCGACCATGGTTTATGCCTCCGCCGGCTGGGCGGGGGTCTGCCTGCTCGGCGCCGCCGTCAGCCTGTCGGCGTTGGTTTTCTGGGGCGTCACCCTGAGCAGGATGCCGGTTTCCGCGCCATCGCGATCTTAA
- a CDS encoding ABC transporter substrate-binding protein: MNRRHFIKGACAVSVAAATAGWPLGYAWGAEGNDAPRKGGHLIIGVDNASSTDRLDPAFWFETYMYFVGSQLFNNLVEVDEKGELIPSLAESWSSAEGGRTWILNIRSGVQFHDGRTLTAKDVVYSLNHHRGEQSSSSVKGYLDPVTSLEATGAHEVTIRLSEPNVEFIALLSDVHFAITAENESFDKGIGTGAFILESFQPGVRTLVKRNPNHWNSERGHVDSVETLAMNDSTARVAALVSGSAHIINRVNPRVVSRIERMPNLQLLRTRDGFIFTFPGLGNVAPFDSPDGRLALKYAIDRQQIVDTVLGGYASVANDNPIFPSNRYFAKDIPQRPYDPEKARFHWQKAGFKGPLVLSVADAGFPGAVDAGQLYQASAQRAGIPLTVERVPDDAFWDNVWMKKPFVSSNWSMRPTADALLSLVFTSKAPWNESLWHEPAFDQLVQAARGEQNEDKRRQIYHDIQVMLVEKGSEIIPLYADTLDACNNKVKGFHAIPGFPLSGNRAAEKVWLAS; encoded by the coding sequence ATGAATCGTCGTCATTTTATCAAGGGCGCCTGCGCTGTCTCCGTCGCCGCCGCGACCGCCGGCTGGCCTCTGGGCTATGCGTGGGGAGCGGAAGGCAACGACGCCCCGCGGAAAGGCGGGCATCTGATTATCGGGGTGGACAACGCCTCCAGCACCGACCGTCTCGACCCCGCTTTCTGGTTTGAAACCTATATGTATTTCGTCGGCTCCCAGCTGTTTAACAACCTGGTCGAAGTTGACGAAAAGGGCGAGCTGATCCCGTCGCTGGCGGAGTCCTGGTCCAGCGCGGAGGGCGGCCGCACCTGGATCCTGAACATCCGTTCCGGGGTGCAGTTCCACGATGGGCGCACGCTGACGGCGAAAGACGTGGTCTACTCCCTCAATCACCACCGCGGCGAGCAGTCCAGCTCATCGGTAAAAGGCTATCTGGACCCGGTCACCTCGCTGGAAGCGACCGGCGCCCATGAGGTCACCATTCGCCTGAGCGAACCGAACGTGGAGTTTATCGCGCTGCTGAGCGACGTTCACTTCGCCATTACCGCGGAAAATGAATCCTTTGATAAAGGCATCGGCACCGGGGCCTTTATTCTGGAGAGCTTCCAGCCGGGGGTGCGAACGCTGGTTAAACGCAACCCGAATCACTGGAACAGCGAACGCGGCCACGTGGATTCGGTGGAAACGCTGGCGATGAACGACTCCACCGCCCGCGTGGCGGCGCTGGTGAGCGGCTCGGCGCACATTATCAACCGCGTCAATCCGCGCGTTGTCAGCCGCATCGAAAGGATGCCCAACCTGCAACTGTTGCGTACGCGCGACGGCTTTATTTTCACCTTCCCCGGACTGGGCAACGTGGCGCCGTTCGATTCGCCGGACGGCCGTCTGGCGCTGAAATACGCCATCGATCGCCAGCAAATCGTCGATACCGTGCTGGGCGGTTACGCCAGCGTCGCCAACGACAACCCGATTTTTCCGTCGAACCGCTATTTCGCCAAAGACATTCCGCAGCGTCCTTACGATCCGGAAAAAGCCCGGTTTCACTGGCAAAAAGCGGGCTTCAAAGGTCCGCTGGTGCTGTCGGTGGCGGATGCCGGTTTTCCCGGCGCGGTGGATGCCGGCCAGCTCTATCAGGCCTCCGCGCAGCGCGCCGGCATTCCGCTGACGGTGGAGCGCGTGCCGGACGATGCCTTTTGGGACAACGTCTGGATGAAGAAACCGTTCGTCTCTTCCAACTGGTCGATGCGCCCGACGGCGGATGCGCTGTTATCCCTGGTGTTTACCAGCAAGGCGCCGTGGAACGAATCGCTGTGGCATGAGCCGGCGTTTGATCAACTGGTGCAGGCGGCGCGCGGTGAACAGAACGAGGACAAACGCCGGCAGATTTACCACGATATTCAGGTGATGCTGGTGGAAAAAGGCAGCGAAATCATCCCGCTGTATGCCGATACGCTGGATGCCTGCAACAATAAGGTCAAAGGTTTCCACGCCATCCCCGGCTTCCCGCTAAGCGGTAACCGCGCCGCCGAAAAAGTATGGCTGGCGAGTTGA
- a CDS encoding ABC transporter permease, whose protein sequence is MPALKPSALLGLLGLGVFILLALLAPWIAPYPADQVVGGPWIGPTEQAPLGTDNLGRDLFSRLIWGTRTSLTVTALAALLAFLLGTLLGFLAGVCGGWADQLISRVNDVLMAIPTLILALVVLALLPKNTAIIIVVLGVLEATRVLRVARSLAVDIAAQEFIEVARMRGESMRWILWREILPNAATTLVAEFAMRFIFILLFLSALSFLGMGIQPPTADWGGLARDNKDGILFGVWAALVPGAAIALLAVSLNLVADWLLSRNARSWRGGRHG, encoded by the coding sequence ATGCCCGCGCTAAAACCTTCCGCGCTGCTCGGTCTGTTGGGGCTGGGTGTTTTTATTCTGCTGGCGCTGCTGGCGCCCTGGATTGCGCCCTATCCGGCCGATCAGGTGGTGGGCGGTCCCTGGATCGGCCCGACGGAACAGGCGCCGCTTGGAACGGACAATCTGGGGCGGGATCTGTTTTCCCGCCTGATCTGGGGAACCCGCACGTCGCTGACGGTAACCGCGCTGGCGGCGCTGCTGGCGTTTCTACTCGGCACGCTGCTGGGGTTTCTGGCCGGCGTATGCGGCGGCTGGGCGGATCAGCTGATTTCCCGCGTCAACGACGTGCTGATGGCGATCCCGACGTTGATTCTGGCGCTGGTGGTGCTGGCGCTGCTGCCGAAAAACACCGCCATCATCATTGTGGTGCTCGGCGTGCTTGAAGCCACGCGGGTGCTGCGCGTGGCCCGTTCGCTGGCGGTGGATATCGCCGCGCAGGAGTTTATCGAGGTCGCCCGCATGCGCGGCGAGTCCATGCGCTGGATCCTGTGGCGCGAAATCCTGCCTAACGCGGCCACCACGCTGGTGGCGGAGTTCGCCATGCGCTTTATTTTCATCCTGCTGTTTCTCTCCGCGCTGTCGTTTCTCGGCATGGGGATCCAGCCGCCCACGGCGGACTGGGGCGGTCTGGCGCGGGATAATAAGGACGGCATTCTGTTCGGCGTCTGGGCGGCGCTGGTGCCGGGGGCGGCGATTGCGCTGCTGGCGGTATCGCTGAACCTGGTGGCGGACTGGCTGCTCAGCCGCAACGCGCGTAGCTGGCGGGGAGGCCGTCATGGCTGA
- a CDS encoding ABC transporter ATP-binding protein, which yields MADLLRVEHLQVAADDRTLVDDISFNLRKGEVLGLIGESGAGKSTIGQAILGHCRHGMRIRQGHIWFADSDLAALSERQLRKVRGRRIAYVAQSASAAFNPARRIGEQVIEAAVLHRALTRRQATERALELFARLSLPDPAAFFRRYPHQVSGGQLQRAMIAMALIAGPDLIIFDEPTTALDVTTQLGVLQAIADIIRLTGVAALYISHDLAVVAQLSDRIMVLRGGRQVEIGATAQILAQPTQDYTRQLLLARGEPKAPRPPSDDIVLDIRRVSASYGRQPVLEAVSLQLIRGRTLAVIGESGSGKSTLGRAVCGLLAPENGDVVLQGESLPPRLAQRTRRHFQAVQMIHQHPDTALNPRLTVGVQIERAIACLTDLPVGQRGARVRDLLQRVGLPAALAGRYPGALSGGQKQRVCIARALAAEPELIVCDEPTSALDPLVARDVLALLRQIQRETGVAYLFITHDLHVVREVADSVAVLRHGRIVRQGPVAETLSPPLDDYTRQLLIAVPEMRCGWLREVSAAKA from the coding sequence ATGGCTGATTTATTGCGGGTGGAACACCTTCAGGTGGCGGCCGACGATCGGACGCTGGTGGACGATATCTCCTTCAACCTGCGCAAAGGGGAGGTGCTGGGGCTGATTGGCGAGTCCGGCGCCGGAAAATCCACCATCGGGCAGGCCATTCTCGGCCATTGCCGCCACGGCATGCGCATTCGGCAAGGGCACATCTGGTTTGCGGATAGCGACCTGGCGGCCTTGTCCGAGCGGCAACTGCGCAAGGTGCGCGGCCGGCGCATCGCGTACGTGGCCCAGTCCGCCAGCGCGGCGTTTAATCCGGCGCGCAGGATCGGCGAACAGGTGATCGAGGCGGCGGTGCTCCACCGGGCGTTGACGCGCCGGCAGGCGACCGAACGGGCGCTGGAATTGTTCGCCCGGCTCTCCCTGCCGGACCCGGCGGCGTTTTTCCGCCGTTATCCGCATCAGGTATCGGGCGGCCAGCTCCAGCGGGCGATGATCGCCATGGCCCTTATCGCCGGGCCGGATCTGATCATTTTTGACGAGCCGACCACCGCGCTGGACGTCACCACGCAGCTGGGCGTATTGCAGGCGATAGCGGACATTATTCGCCTGACCGGCGTCGCCGCGCTCTATATCAGCCACGATCTGGCGGTGGTGGCGCAGCTTAGCGACAGGATCATGGTGTTGCGCGGCGGACGGCAGGTGGAAATCGGCGCCACCGCGCAGATTCTGGCCCAGCCGACGCAAGACTATACCCGCCAGTTGCTGCTGGCGCGGGGGGAGCCCAAAGCGCCGCGGCCGCCGTCGGACGATATCGTGCTGGATATTCGGCGCGTCAGCGCCAGCTATGGCCGGCAGCCGGTGCTCGAAGCGGTATCCCTGCAACTGATCCGCGGCCGGACGCTGGCGGTGATCGGCGAGTCCGGTTCGGGGAAATCGACGCTGGGCCGCGCGGTGTGCGGGCTGCTGGCGCCGGAGAACGGCGACGTCGTTTTGCAGGGCGAGTCTCTGCCGCCGCGCCTGGCGCAGCGTACCCGCCGCCATTTTCAGGCGGTGCAGATGATTCATCAGCATCCCGATACGGCGCTGAATCCGCGTTTGACCGTCGGGGTGCAGATTGAGCGCGCGATAGCCTGCCTGACGGATTTGCCCGTCGGCCAACGCGGCGCGCGGGTGCGGGATTTACTACAGCGGGTCGGCTTACCCGCCGCGCTTGCCGGGCGCTATCCCGGCGCGCTTTCCGGCGGCCAGAAACAGCGGGTGTGCATCGCCCGCGCGCTGGCGGCGGAGCCTGAGCTGATCGTGTGCGACGAGCCGACGTCGGCGCTCGATCCGCTGGTGGCGCGCGATGTGCTGGCGCTATTGCGGCAGATCCAGCGGGAAACCGGGGTGGCTTACCTGTTTATCACCCACGACCTTCACGTGGTGCGCGAAGTGGCGGACAGCGTGGCGGTGCTGCGCCACGGCCGGATCGTCCGTCAGGGCCCGGTGGCGGAGACATTATCGCCGCCGCTGGACGACTATACGCGGCAGCTGCTGATCGCCGTGCCGGAGATGCGCTGCGGCTGGCTGCGGGAGGTTAGCGCCGCCAAGGCGTAA
- a CDS encoding ABC transporter permease, translating into MSGSPRFLISRSPLGLMIARRLLAGVAMLAVVSVLIFAGIQLLPGNPATAILGQSATPEAVNALNAQLGLDQPALSRYFSWLGGIARGDFGQSFTSRQSIAPALAYRLENSLFLAGWTAVIAVPLALLIGFISVRYQGGWLDQLLNIFTRTAVALPEFFSGYLLILVFSITLMWLPSNSNVSAGMPLSSRLTAIVLPGVTLLLAVLGHMSNMTRAALINAQSAAYVDTALLKGLTPSAILLRHVLPNAWGPIINVIVLNLAYLMVGVVIVENVFVYAGLGQYMVDSISKRDMPVIQGCALVLAAIYILLNLLADVVALIANPRLRHAR; encoded by the coding sequence ATGTCAGGTAGTCCGCGGTTTTTAATTTCCCGCTCTCCGCTGGGGCTGATGATTGCCCGCCGGCTGCTGGCGGGCGTGGCGATGCTCGCGGTGGTGTCGGTGCTGATCTTCGCCGGCATTCAACTGCTGCCGGGCAACCCGGCCACGGCGATCCTGGGCCAGTCCGCCACGCCGGAAGCGGTGAACGCGCTTAATGCGCAGTTGGGATTGGACCAGCCGGCGCTATCGCGCTACTTTTCCTGGCTGGGCGGGATAGCGCGGGGCGATTTCGGGCAGAGCTTTACCAGCCGGCAAAGCATTGCTCCGGCGCTGGCCTACCGCCTGGAGAATTCGCTGTTTCTGGCGGGGTGGACGGCGGTCATCGCCGTGCCGCTGGCGCTGCTGATTGGCTTTATCTCCGTGCGCTATCAGGGCGGCTGGCTGGATCAACTGCTGAATATCTTTACCCGCACGGCGGTGGCGCTGCCGGAATTTTTCTCCGGCTATCTGCTTATCCTGGTGTTCTCCATCACCCTGATGTGGTTGCCCAGCAACAGCAACGTCAGCGCCGGCATGCCGCTGTCATCCCGGCTGACGGCGATAGTCCTGCCTGGCGTCACCCTGCTGCTGGCGGTGCTGGGGCATATGAGCAATATGACCCGCGCGGCGCTGATTAACGCCCAGAGCGCCGCCTATGTCGATACCGCCTTGCTGAAAGGCCTGACGCCCTCCGCCATCCTGCTGCGCCATGTCCTGCCGAACGCCTGGGGGCCGATCATCAACGTGATCGTACTGAATCTGGCTTACCTGATGGTCGGCGTGGTGATTGTGGAAAACGTCTTCGTTTACGCCGGACTGGGGCAGTATATGGTCGACAGCATCAGCAAGCGCGATATGCCGGTGATTCAGGGCTGCGCGCTGGTGCTGGCGGCGATTTATATCTTGTTGAATCTCCTGGCGGACGTGGTGGCGCTGATCGCCAATCCCCGTCTGCGTCATGCCCGTTGA
- a CDS encoding NAD(P)H-binding protein produces the protein MSRVLLLGATGLVGNELLQLLKANHRVETIYAPTRKPLPPAEKVVNPHNADLAAALSQLTSPIDIAFCCLGSTLKAAGSKQAFRYVDYTLVVEGAKTALALGAKHLLVVSALNANATSPFFYSRVKGAAEKSLRQQGWQHLTLARPSLLVGERENYRPLESLIAPLFRFFPAKWRAIEGKTVAQALLNQAFSPQPKAKVAVLESDQLRTLARRTTPM, from the coding sequence ATGAGCCGGGTATTGCTATTAGGGGCGACGGGACTGGTAGGCAATGAACTGTTGCAGCTTTTAAAGGCCAATCACCGGGTTGAAACGATTTACGCGCCCACCCGTAAGCCGTTGCCTCCTGCCGAAAAAGTGGTGAATCCCCACAACGCCGATCTTGCCGCGGCGCTTTCTCAACTGACTTCCCCCATTGATATCGCCTTTTGCTGTCTGGGATCGACGCTGAAGGCCGCGGGGAGTAAACAGGCGTTCCGCTATGTGGATTACACGCTGGTGGTGGAGGGGGCGAAAACCGCGCTGGCATTGGGGGCGAAACATCTGCTGGTGGTCAGTGCGCTTAACGCCAATGCGACGTCGCCCTTCTTTTATTCGCGAGTCAAAGGCGCGGCCGAGAAGTCCCTGCGCCAGCAGGGATGGCAACATCTGACCCTGGCCCGCCCCTCGCTGCTTGTGGGGGAAAGGGAAAACTATCGTCCTCTGGAGAGTCTGATCGCGCCGCTCTTTCGCTTTTTTCCGGCGAAATGGCGGGCGATAGAGGGGAAAACCGTGGCGCAGGCCTTATTGAATCAGGCGTTTTCTCCGCAGCCGAAAGCGAAAGTGGCGGTGTTGGAGTCCGACCAACTGCGTACGCTGGCCAGGCGGACAACGCCTATGTAG
- the nrdD gene encoding anaerobic ribonucleoside-triphosphate reductase, whose product MKPVVIKRDGCQVPFDEVRIKEAVERAAQAAGIDDADYCATVACAVAQQMQDKRRVDIRDIQNAVENLLMSGKYKQLARTYIEYRHDRDVARERHGRLNQEIRGLVEQSNMALLNENANKDSKVIPTQRDLLAGIVAKHYAKQYILPRDVVLAHERGEIHYHDLDYSPFFPMFNCMLIDLGGMLTKGFKMGNAEIEPPKSISTATAVTAQIIAQVASHIYGGTTINRIDEILAPFVTASHKKHQDVAREWHIPDAEGYARTRTQKECYDAFQSLEYEVNTLHTANGQTPFVTFGFGLGTSWESRLIQESILRNRIAGLGKNHKTAVFPKLVFAIRDGLNHKPADANYDIKQLALECASKRMYPDILNYEQVVEVTGSFKTPMGCRSFLSVYEEDGEQIHDGRNNLGVISLNLPRIALEANGDENRFWALLDQRLALSKKALMTRIARLENVKARVAPILYMEGACGVRLKADDNIADIFKNGRASISLGYIGLHETINALFGNEVHVFDNAQLREKAVAIVARLKAATEQWKKETGYGFSLYSTPSENLCDRFCRLDTAEFGIIPGVTDKGYYTNSFHLDVEKKVNPYQKIDFEAPYPPLANGGFICYGEYPNLQHNLKALEDVWDYSYRHVPYYGTNTPIDECYECGFTGEFECTSKGFTCPKCGNHDSARVSVTRRVCGYLGSPDARPFNAGKQEEVKRRIKHLGNGQLG is encoded by the coding sequence GTGAAACCAGTAGTGATTAAACGGGATGGCTGCCAGGTACCTTTTGATGAAGTACGCATCAAAGAAGCCGTCGAGCGAGCGGCGCAGGCCGCCGGTATCGACGACGCGGACTACTGTGCAACCGTAGCCTGTGCAGTCGCTCAACAAATGCAGGATAAACGACGCGTAGACATTCGGGACATTCAGAATGCGGTCGAAAACCTGTTGATGTCCGGCAAATACAAACAATTGGCGCGTACCTATATTGAATATCGCCACGATCGCGACGTCGCGCGCGAGCGTCACGGCCGGCTGAATCAGGAGATCCGCGGGCTGGTGGAGCAGAGCAATATGGCGTTGCTGAACGAAAACGCCAACAAAGACAGTAAAGTCATTCCCACCCAGCGCGATCTGCTGGCGGGGATCGTCGCCAAGCACTATGCCAAACAGTACATTCTGCCGCGCGACGTGGTGCTTGCCCATGAACGCGGCGAGATTCACTATCACGATCTCGATTACTCCCCCTTCTTCCCGATGTTCAACTGCATGCTTATCGATCTGGGCGGCATGCTGACCAAGGGATTTAAAATGGGGAACGCGGAAATCGAGCCGCCGAAATCGATTTCCACCGCCACGGCGGTCACCGCGCAGATTATCGCCCAGGTCGCCAGCCATATTTACGGCGGCACCACCATTAACCGTATTGATGAAATTCTGGCGCCGTTCGTCACCGCCAGCCATAAAAAACATCAGGACGTGGCGCGGGAATGGCACATTCCCGATGCGGAAGGCTATGCCCGTACCCGGACGCAAAAAGAGTGCTACGACGCTTTCCAGTCGCTGGAATATGAGGTGAATACGCTGCATACCGCCAACGGCCAGACGCCGTTCGTCACCTTCGGCTTTGGGCTCGGCACCAGTTGGGAATCCCGGCTGATCCAGGAGTCCATTCTGCGCAACCGCATCGCCGGGCTGGGGAAAAACCATAAAACGGCGGTGTTCCCCAAACTGGTGTTCGCCATTCGCGACGGGCTGAACCACAAGCCTGCCGACGCGAATTACGATATCAAGCAACTGGCGCTGGAATGCGCCAGCAAGCGCATGTATCCCGATATTCTGAATTACGAACAGGTGGTTGAAGTCACCGGGTCATTCAAAACGCCGATGGGCTGCCGCAGTTTCCTTAGCGTCTACGAAGAGGACGGCGAACAAATCCATGACGGCCGCAACAATCTGGGGGTGATCAGCCTCAATCTGCCGCGGATCGCGCTGGAAGCCAACGGGGATGAAAACCGTTTCTGGGCGCTGCTCGACCAGCGCCTGGCGTTATCGAAAAAGGCGCTGATGACGCGTATCGCCCGGCTGGAAAATGTGAAGGCCCGCGTGGCGCCGATTCTGTATATGGAAGGCGCCTGCGGCGTGCGCTTAAAAGCGGACGACAACATTGCGGATATCTTCAAGAACGGCCGCGCCTCTATTTCGCTGGGCTACATCGGGCTGCATGAGACCATTAACGCGCTGTTCGGCAATGAGGTTCATGTCTTCGATAATGCGCAACTGCGTGAAAAAGCCGTCGCCATCGTCGCCCGTCTGAAAGCCGCCACCGAGCAGTGGAAAAAAGAAACCGGCTACGGCTTCAGCCTGTACAGTACGCCGAGCGAAAACCTGTGCGACCGCTTCTGCCGGCTGGATACCGCCGAGTTCGGCATTATTCCGGGCGTAACGGATAAAGGCTACTACACCAACAGCTTCCATCTGGACGTGGAGAAGAAGGTCAATCCGTACCAAAAAATCGATTTTGAAGCCCCCTACCCGCCGCTGGCCAACGGGGGGTTCATCTGCTACGGCGAATACCCGAACCTGCAACATAACCTGAAAGCGCTGGAAGACGTGTGGGATTACAGCTACCGCCACGTACCTTATTACGGCACCAACACGCCGATCGACGAGTGCTACGAATGCGGCTTCACTGGTGAATTCGAGTGTACCAGCAAGGGATTCACCTGCCCGAAATGCGGCAATCACGACTCGGCCCGCGTCTCCGTCACCCGTCGGGTGTGCGGCTATCTCGGCAGCCCGGACGCCCGGCCGTTCAACGCCGGCAAACAGGAAGAGGTTAAACGGCGCATCAAACACCTGGGCAACGGGCAGTTGGGTTAA